The window CCGTCCTCCTGAGCGTCTTCATCGAGCTGGGGGAGCTGTCTAAGAAGGAGAGGCCCAACGTAATATTCACTGCTGTAAGTGACGAGGAGGGCTTCTCCAGGGGGACGTGGGAGCTCATAAAGAGCGGGAAGCTGAGGGACAGCGACCTAGTCCTGATAGCCGAGCCGACCAACGAAAGGCTCATGCTGGGGGCAAGGGGCAGGTTTGTGGTTAAGGTCAGCGCAAGGGGAAAGAAGGCCCACGCCGCGAGGCCGTGGATGGGTATAAACGCCATCGAGGAGCTGGCCCGTCTTGTTTCCAACCTTGAGAGAATCAGGATGAAGAGACACCCGAAGCTCGGCAGGGGTTCCTACTGCACCCTCGCGTTCTCCGGCGAGGCCGACGGGCTAAGCGTTCCGGATGGCGCAGTCGCGGTAATTGACAGGCATACCGTTGTCGGCGAGGACTGGGAGAAGGTTAAGGGGGAACTCCAGAACCTCGCGGAAAGGCTTTCACTGGGGGCCGAGCTAGAGGTTGAGAAGTTCCCGCGCCCGACCCCGGAGATGCTCCCCTACACCGTGAGAGAAAACGGCAGGTTCGTGAGGCTCTTCAAGCGCGTTCACTCGGGGCTCTTCGGGGAGGCACCGAACATAACCTACGGCCAGAGCGTTGGGGACTTCAATTACTTCGCGACCTATCTGGGGAAGCCAACCCTCGTCTACGGGCCGAGGGGAGGCAACTGGCACGCGAGCGACGAGTGGGTGAGCGTCCCCTCCCTCAGAAGGGTCAGGGCCTTCTATTCGGCCTATCTGAGGGCACTGGTTAGGCCTCGGGAGCCGGTTCTCCTCACCGCTCGGGGCAGGGAGTTCTCCTCATCGGCCGGGTAGGGTTTTTAAGGTCTCCTCTTAATCCTTTCCATGTTCGCCCTGATAGCCCGGGCCAGAAAGGACGCGAAGGCCCTCCAGTACATAAACGAGAGGAACTACGGTGGCTTCCTCAGTGTTGAGAGCCTTGGCGGTGGGAGAAGGGGCGAGGAAGTCATTGATAACCTTGAGGAGATACTCAGAGGCCCATACGTCCCCGTTCTGCTCCTTGGCGAGAAGGAGAGGGGGCTTATGGACGAGCTCCTACCTCTTATGAGGGAGAGCGGAAAGCCCTTCTACGCGAGACTCCTGAGAACCAAGAGGGTCAGGAACATGCGCGTTGACGAGCTCTACGCCCACATAGAGGAGATAAAGGCCCGCTTCAGGCTTGGAATCGAGTGGAGAAATGCCTACGCCCTCAACCCGGAGAACCCCTTCGGGATTGATATTAACCCCGATTACGACATCTATCTGGCCATCGGCGAGGGCTTTAGGAAGTCCATGAGGGAAATCCTCGACGTCGAGCTCGGGGAGAACTCACTCGTCCTGAGGAAGCTATTAAATCAGGAAGTCTATTTCTCCGGCCCGAACAGGGTAGCTGAGGTGAGCAAAAGACTGGGCTCTCCAACGGAAGTCCTCTGGAGGTGTCCCTGCGTTGAAGACGTCCCCCTTGAGCTTATCATCTCCGAGAACAGGGGTTACGTGGAGGCCTTTGCCCGGGCCAGTAAGGCCTTCCTTGAGCGCTTTAGGGGGCACGACGTAATCGTTCCGTGGAGCGGTGGAAAGGACTCAACGGCAGCTCTGGTTCTCGCCAAAGAGGTCTTTGGTAAGGTCACCGCCGTTTACGTCAGGATGGAATACGAGATGCCCCTGACCGACGATTACGTTGAAAGGCTCGCGAAAAAGCTCGGCGTGGAGCTGATAAGGGTCGACGTCCCGATGCCGGTAGAGCGCTACGGTATGCCGACGCACTCGAACAGGTGGTGCACGAGGAAAAAGGTTGAGGCCCTCTACGGCGTTGCGAGCGAGTTTGAAGACCCAATCCTCGTCGTCGGGGACAGGGACGGGGAGAGCATGAGGAGGAGGCTCAAGCCACCGGTCGTCGAGAGGAAAACGCCCTTCGGGGTCTTCAGGGAGGTAATGCCGGTTAAGTTCTGGAGCGGGATGATGGTTCAGCTGTTCCTCCTCTTAAGGGGAATAGAACTGCATCCCCTCTACTACGAGGGCTTCTACAGGCTGGGGTGCACGATTTGCCCGAGTCTGGCCCAGTGGGAGGTGGAGCTGTTAAAAAGGAGAGGGTTAGAGCCTTCTCCCCACCCCGAGTCCGGCTAAAAACGCCACCAGAACAACTATCCCGAGAACGCCGTATTCAATTCCGCCTTTCGGCTTTTCCACCGTTGTGGTGTTCATCGTTTCAGTCGGTATGACTATCTGGGGCACCGTTCCCGTCTCGGTCTTTGTCCCCTCCGGCCGGCTCGGCCTTGTGTTGAGGAATAGGTTGGCGGTTTCCTTGGCGTAGGCGTAGAAGGTCATCGCGTTCTGCAGGTTGTCGAGGCTTTTGTTCTCCGTTGCCAGCTTCTCAAAGCTCTCGGCGAACTCGTAGTAGGCTATCGCGAGGATTGGGGTTATCCCGTTTTCCTCGGCTATTCCTATTGACGTCCTCGCGTCCTCCTTCAGTATGTTCATCTTGTCAACTAGAACTGTCCAGTTGGTTATCCCAAGGGTGTCGAGAAAGACCTCCCCCTGAACCCTCGCCTGCATTGCCGTGAAGAGCGCAGCTGAGTACTTGCCGTCGTCGTAGTACTCCTGGGCCTTCTCTATCGTGTCCGTGAGGTCGTTTCCGAGGACGTTGCCGTACATGGACTCGATGTAGGCGACGATTAGGCTGGACTCGTCTATGTAGTCCCGGGCGGTTACCTTGACGACATCCCTGCTTATTGGTTTTCCCTTCGCAAAGCGCTTCCCGAGCCGGGTCCAGAAGAGCGCCGTCTTGGCCCTCTCGTAGGCGTAGGCGGCCTCGCCTATGGCGTCCCAGTACTGGCCGGAGTAGTAGTACTTCCACGCCTGCTCAAGGGAGCTCTTCGCGTCCTCAATCCTCTCCTCAGCGGCTGCAACTGCCTGGAGCATCGTCACGCCCTGTATCGTCTGGTTCTCGACGAACTCCTCGGTAGAGTTTATCTCGGCCCTCACCTTGAAAAGGAGCGCCTGAACGTCCTCCTTGGTGTTGGTCGAGAGGTACCAGTCAACGTGCCTTATGATTATCCTCGCCTGGAAGTCCCTGCTGAGTGCCGTGTAGTACATCCCCTCGTTTATGGCCTCCTTCGACTGGTTGAGTAGCTTCCCGGCGTTTTCCAGAGCGGCCATTAGGAGGCTGTAAGTGTCGTAGCCGACGTTGCTCTCCTTCAGGGCCTTGAGGACGTTCTCGTAGTAGGAGGTGGTGTTCCTGTAGTCCTTCTCGGCGTCCTCCTTCAGGAAGGATGTGTCTATCTTGACGTTCTGGGGTGCCTCTGGCTTGGGAATCCTATGGCCGGTGAAGTAGTAGACCGCCTGATAGATGTCCTTGACCTCGACCACCTGAAGTCCCCAGCGCTCCTTGGCGTACTTCACGACATCTACGGGAGTCGTCCGGGTGTTTATCTCAATGACACCGCCTATCTCCTTCTTCTCCGTCTTCTGGACGTACTGGACGCGCTGGCCTTCGGGAATCAGGAAGAGCTTCGCCCCCGCCTCATGGGCTGCTGATGCCTTCTCCAGAATTCCGCCGACCGGCCCTATCGTCCCGTCCGGGTTTATCATCCCAGTCATCATGACCTTCGGGTTGACGCTCCACCCCTTAAGGGCCGCTATTATGCCGACGGTCATCGTTCCACCCGCTGAAGGCCCTCCTATGATGCTAGTGTTTGCCCTGACCTGAATGAAGACGTCGTATTTGCTCATGTCAACTCCGAGAACCCTTCCCGCGACCTGTGCGGCGAGCCTCGCGCTGGCCTGCATGTCAACCTGTGCCAGTGGCCACGTCTCTATGTACACGTGACCGCTCCCCGGGGCGACGGTTATGACGAACTCCGTGACGACACCGGTGAGCTCGCCGGTTGAGGTCTTTGCAACAGCCGGTGCGTGCATGATGACGGTGTGTCCCTCGCTCGGGCACTGGGCGAGCACTGGAGTCGCTACCGGCAGGAGTAGCAGAATCGCCGTTA of the Thermococcus sp. genome contains:
- a CDS encoding M20/M25/M40 family metallo-hydrolase; protein product: MDEFELLKALVSIESPFGNEGKISDFIAAILEENGFDVERVPVEGFGDDIVSYLKGKGPTVVLNGHMDTVHISGGWTRNPGGELVGDRFYGLGSADMKGGLAVLLSVFIELGELSKKERPNVIFTAVSDEEGFSRGTWELIKSGKLRDSDLVLIAEPTNERLMLGARGRFVVKVSARGKKAHAARPWMGINAIEELARLVSNLERIRMKRHPKLGRGSYCTLAFSGEADGLSVPDGAVAVIDRHTVVGEDWEKVKGELQNLAERLSLGAELEVEKFPRPTPEMLPYTVRENGRFVRLFKRVHSGLFGEAPNITYGQSVGDFNYFATYLGKPTLVYGPRGGNWHASDEWVSVPSLRRVRAFYSAYLRALVRPREPVLLTARGREFSSSAG
- a CDS encoding phosphoadenosine phosphosulfate reductase family protein, whose protein sequence is MFALIARARKDAKALQYINERNYGGFLSVESLGGGRRGEEVIDNLEEILRGPYVPVLLLGEKERGLMDELLPLMRESGKPFYARLLRTKRVRNMRVDELYAHIEEIKARFRLGIEWRNAYALNPENPFGIDINPDYDIYLAIGEGFRKSMREILDVELGENSLVLRKLLNQEVYFSGPNRVAEVSKRLGSPTEVLWRCPCVEDVPLELIISENRGYVEAFARASKAFLERFRGHDVIVPWSGGKDSTAALVLAKEVFGKVTAVYVRMEYEMPLTDDYVERLAKKLGVELIRVDVPMPVERYGMPTHSNRWCTRKKVEALYGVASEFEDPILVVGDRDGESMRRRLKPPVVERKTPFGVFREVMPVKFWSGMMVQLFLLLRGIELHPLYYEGFYRLGCTICPSLAQWEVELLKRRGLEPSPHPESG
- a CDS encoding S16 family serine protease yields the protein MRRVAVLITAILLLLPVATPVLAQCPSEGHTVIMHAPAVAKTSTGELTGVVTEFVITVAPGSGHVYIETWPLAQVDMQASARLAAQVAGRVLGVDMSKYDVFIQVRANTSIIGGPSAGGTMTVGIIAALKGWSVNPKVMMTGMINPDGTIGPVGGILEKASAAHEAGAKLFLIPEGQRVQYVQKTEKKEIGGVIEINTRTTPVDVVKYAKERWGLQVVEVKDIYQAVYYFTGHRIPKPEAPQNVKIDTSFLKEDAEKDYRNTTSYYENVLKALKESNVGYDTYSLLMAALENAGKLLNQSKEAINEGMYYTALSRDFQARIIIRHVDWYLSTNTKEDVQALLFKVRAEINSTEEFVENQTIQGVTMLQAVAAAEERIEDAKSSLEQAWKYYYSGQYWDAIGEAAYAYERAKTALFWTRLGKRFAKGKPISRDVVKVTARDYIDESSLIVAYIESMYGNVLGNDLTDTIEKAQEYYDDGKYSAALFTAMQARVQGEVFLDTLGITNWTVLVDKMNILKEDARTSIGIAEENGITPILAIAYYEFAESFEKLATENKSLDNLQNAMTFYAYAKETANLFLNTRPSRPEGTKTETGTVPQIVIPTETMNTTTVEKPKGGIEYGVLGIVVLVAFLAGLGVGRRL